The following are from one region of the Littorina saxatilis isolate snail1 linkage group LG4, US_GU_Lsax_2.0, whole genome shotgun sequence genome:
- the LOC138963638 gene encoding uncharacterized protein, with translation MEKVPVDNPLEASGYDINGDEDEHSQRPRRDIKPTEKGREYQIEIKTRNFARQRTFLERAIGEVVTELNQETPNQESLTSQKQIVLSMYKDLGDIEKGLRSIGSGETIQESWDDVQRTVQNIMFDIDRALDRQTTSAKEAKRTAARQAEEAARQAKEAERTAARQAEDTARQAKEAERIAARQAEDAAEAALEDIKQKKALRQIQSTELKISLREQQAMLQVLEQGESVQQDLPDLPSVDLLNTRFHPRPFVPLYSLVAPPLNNEQTAIGIGTGAAVIADQGTHQPALDATSVPVCHAASTRDISTVNAAVTNFVAGTTTTEPRQHALPVVDLVVGVSASTSAATTNNATYEAYGPQRREDVNAPHHAGTSAPFIHREPSTPNYTTAATTSSMRPTALLTTLQHPLGAYTGQPPLHNVGHSTTSVTGSRPPDLDHTGWSYHLPETREGDETQEQHTYFPEERHQRMDHRRFQVTPPCFPYDTHLHPKPEPFVPTFLDPHQTTPKVIWGNENARPPAYMNFDKECHADRPFASYPPSAYYQRPLATPAKQDTPMDSLAKTLSDALMINRLPMQEPCIFVGDPLQYPIWRSSFAFLIERQNITSSEKLLYLQRYIGGQAKEAVTGFFLLREGDAYERAMEVLENRFGNSYVVSQAFRTKLDEWTPVKSKDPKGLRSLADFLQQCSVAAQEVGGLSILDDAQYLRKIVGKLPDWMSHRWSRTVARTKVEKKRYPLFHELVSFITLEADISNDPVFGLTSASGTPRKFTTNLSTLTEDVSACLHCQLPDHDAGTCKELIEKPLVEIRDFLFKNRICYGCLRSKDHQSHQCKQKQTCKKCKKAHPTCLHDDNFKYQNSMSENKGASEHKNNYRTSAADVQEPLSSSTPTVSALKASEENSIGFTSMIVPVLVSSDSNPNVEVLTYALLDTMSNATFVVQSVAEEVKAKSQPTTLRVSTLTEDNAVVSGRKYSGLRVRSPTSSEFVRLPSAISRPYLTVDPTHIPTSETVKAYPHLQHLSPKLPPLYPDCEAGLLIGYDCAEALMPLNVVQGLPFAVETKLGWSIVGKAPHSVAFDGIASSMRVIVKPGSREEERVAHVYKVQVDEVSCTDPLHVMERDFASDSGSMSQDDVKFKKIVKVNEAGHFEMLLPFRPEKPFLPDNRGAAVKHLKGLKRQFKKRRGYRDDCVKFMKLLLYGLIVTCFASRAIHIETLDDMSSDSFINALRIVVSMRGNISRIWCDKGTNFVGACNEFKLAWKEMDSERLTSKMLESKCEFRFNPPAASHMGGVWERQIRTIRSILNGLLRRSGQRLTTSSLRTFLYEVMAIVNSRPLSVESLESADVPRPLTPNHVLTMKSGAILPPPGVFEDPDLGQLPDAVQPLLDIIRTRRVFTTFEDADINVVAIGAG, from the exons ATGGAGAAGGTTCCAGTAGATAATCCATTGGAAGCTTCAGGTTATGACATtaacggcgatgaagatgaacattctcaaaggcctaggcgtgacattaagcctactgaaaaaggtagagagtaccagattgagatcaaaactagaaactttgcaagacaacgaacattcttggaacgagcaatcggtgaggtagtaacagagcttaaccaagaaactcctaatcaagagtcgttaaccagtcaaaaacaaattgttttgagcatgtacaaggatcttggtgacatagagaaaggtcttcgtagtattggtagcggtgaaaccattcaggaaagttgggatgatgttcagagaacagttcagaacattatgtTTGACATTGATCGAGCTCTTGACAGACAAACGACTAGT gctaaggaagctaagagaacagcagctaggcaggccgaagaagcagctaggcaggctaaggaagctgaaagaacagcagctaggcaggccgaagacacagctaggcaggctaaggaagctgagagaatagcAGCTAGACAGGCCGAGGACgcagctgaagcagctcttgaagatattaaacagaaaaaggctttgagacaaattcagtccaccgaattgaaaattagcttaagagaacaacaagctatgttacaagtattggaacaaggtgaatccgttcagcaggatctccctgatctaccgtcagttgatttgttgaacactaggttccaccctcgtcctttcgttcccttgtacagtcttgtagcccctcctctaaacaatgagcaaacagcgataggaatagggacaggtgctgccgtcattgctgaccaagggacacaccagccagccttggacgccacgtctgttcctgtctgccacGCCGCCAGCACCCGTGACATCTCTACTGTCAACGCTGCTGTCACCAACTTCGTCGCAGGAACCACAACGACTGAGCCACGACAGCACGCGTTACCTGTCGTGGACCTCGTCGTTGGAGTCAGCGCCTCTACAAGCGCCGCTACTACCAACAACGCCACCTACGAGGCGTACGGACCTCAACGTAGAGAGGATGTCAACGCCCCCCATCACGCCGGAACGAGCGCTCCTTTCATCCATCGGGAGCCCTCCACACCCAACTACACGACGGCTGCAACTACATCCTCCATGCGGCCTACAGCGCTGCTGACCACACTGCAGCACCCTCTCGGTGCATACACTGGTCAGCcgcctctgcacaacgttggacactcaacgacaagcgtcacaggctctcgcccgcctgatctcgaccacacaggttggtcctatcacctaccagagacaagggaaggtgatgagacgcaagaacaacacacctacttcccagaagaacgtcaccaacgcatggaccacagacgtttccaagttaccccaccctgtttcccctatgatacccacctgcatcccaaaccagagcctttcgtgcccacattcctggacccacatcagaccacccccaaagttatttggggaaacgaaaatgcaaggccccctgcgtacatgaactttgacaaggaatgtcatgcagatcgtccatttgcctcttaccccccgtctgcgtactaccaacgtccacttgctactcctgcaaagcaggacactcctatggactctctcgccaaaaccctatcagacgctctgatgatcaaccgcttgccgatgcaggagccgtgcatttttgttggtgaccctCTCCAATATCCAATTTGGAGATCGTCGTTTGCGTTTCTCATCGAGAGACAAAACAtaaccagcagtgagaagttattgtatctgcaacggtacatcggaggtcaagcaaaggaggccgtgaccggcttctttctgctgagagaaggtgacgcctacgagagagccatggaagtgctggaaaatcggttcggcaactcatacgtcgtttcgcaagctttccggaccaagctggacgaatggaccccagtcaaaagcaaagatcccaagggactcagaagtctggccgatttcttgcagcaatgttccgttgctgcccaggaagttggtggactgagcatcctggatgatgcccagtacttacggaagatcgtcggaaagctcccagactggatgagtcacagatggtctagaacagttgctcgaaccaaggttgaaaagaagaggtatcctctgttccatgaactcgtgtcgttcattaccctcgaagcagacatttctaacgaccctgttttcggcttgacaagtgcatcggggacaccaagaaagttcacaacgaacctgtcaaccctgacagaggatgtctccgcatgtctgcactgtcaacttccggaccatgacgctgggacatgtaaggaactcatagagaagcctctggttgagatacgagattttctgttcaagaaccgTATCTGCTACGGATGTCTGAGAAGCAAGGATCACCAGAGCCATCAATGTAAGCAGAAACAGacgtgcaagaagtgcaagaaggctcatcccacttgtcttcacgatgacaatttcaaatatcagaacagtatgagtgaaaacaaaggggcgagtgaacacaagaacaattaccgtacctctgctgctgacgttcaagagccactgtcatcgtcgactcctacggtgtctgctcttaaggccagcgaggaaaacagtatcggtttcacgtctatgatcgttcccgttctcgtttccagtgactctaaccccaacgtagaagtgctgacgtacgcactactggacactatgtccaacgccacttttgtagtgcagtcagtggctgaagaagttaaagccaaatcgcagccgactacactcagggtctccacactgactgaggacaatgctgtggtctccggcaggaagtactctggattgcgtgtccgctctcctacctccagtgagtttgtcaggctcccttctgccatctcacgaccttatctgaccgttgaccccactcatatccccacctcagagactgtcaaagcttacccacatctccaacacctgtctccaaaactgccccccttgtaccctgactgtgaagcaggcctcctcatcggctacgactgcgctgaagccctcatgcccctaaacgttgtccaaggactgccatttgcagtagagactaagttaggttggagcatcgtcggcaaggcaccgcattccgtcgcctttgatggcatagcctcgtccatgcgcgtcatcgtcaagccaggatcgagggaagaagaacgtgtagctcacgtctacaaggtacaggtggacgaagtctcgtgtactgacccattacatgttatggaaagagaCTTTGCAAGTGACTCAGGATCCATGTCCCAGGACGATGTAAAGTTCAAGAAGATCGTGAAGGTCAACGAAGCTGGTCACTTCGAGATGCTCTTACCATTTCGACCAGAGAAACCGTTCCTCCCCGACAACAGAGGTGCCGCAGTCAAGCATCTGAAGGGCCTGAAACGCCAGTTCAAGAAAAGGCGTGGGTACCGTGATGACTGCGTCAAGTTCATGAAATTACTCTTGTACGGACTGATCGTGACGTGTTTTGCCTCTAGggcaatccacattgaaaccctggatgacatgtcaagtgattcctTCATCAACGCCCTACGCATTGTTGTCTCCATGCGAGGAAACATATCACGCATTTGGTGTGACAAAGGAACGAACTTTGTAGGTGCATGCAATGAGTTCAAACTGGCATGGAAGGAGATGGACTCTGAACGACTGACATCAAAGATGCTGGAAAGCAAATGTGAGTTCAGGTTCAACCCCCCTGCAGCTAGTCACATGGGTGGCGTTTGGGAGCGTCAGATCCGAACGATACGCAGCATCCTGAATGGTCTTCTCAGAAGATCAGGCCAGCGTCTCACTACTTCATCACTTCGTACGTTCCTATACGAGGTGATGGCCATCGTGAACAGTCGACCACTGTCTGTCGAGTCATTGGAATCGGCAGATGTACCACGCCCTTTGACCCCCAACCACGTCctcaccatgaagtcaggtgccatccttccgccccctggtgtgtttgaagatccagacct TGGACAGCTGCCTGATGCTGTCCAGCCTTTGCTTGATATCATCAGGACAAGACGTGTCTTCACAACCTTCGAAGACGCTGACATTAACGTCGTTGCCATCGGTGCTGGATGA
- the LOC138963836 gene encoding uncharacterized protein isoform X2, producing the protein MASGAGHSSRQTQPQGPSSAVLSLWKQRVEEWYPDLYHQPYFIPPVYMYRTQHQAIQLSGRTVFMTQPSVTDLPRGAPPALQESDVRDDVCQQKVLECLHRLSQTQTEGMFVLSQLNFGHYLNDPSFAAAASTLARPEDLKAENKHRGDFDVLIIHRRHGILVGEIKAIGDTISSLPQQQQDQQVTKKVEQAIKQLHKAEDVLKHLTDYLQPPPRVQKTLMLPNITRAQLQRVLGDNPQLTQDLGHCLGMAGSVDPSALCMTSDDVIRPVQWWQQRVTGSGTDPAMTDPVYLDLVSRFCGPATTVTVHCSSTPRLALAQHSDLRTSGDGVGETAARFAPVDIVLHPTQVAVLNSKQPLVYINGPPGTGKTLMLILKALDLLEQNKPVQVVSARGSGSLAASTMIYKQLQQTAGPTAQQLLHLHTFDIDQGDDEVERAVKTLRSAAVGGQLYVIIDESTIFVP; encoded by the exons GCAGGACACTCATCTAGACAGACCCAGCCTCAAGGCCCTTCCTCTGCAGTTCTGTCGCTATGGAAACAACGGGTGGAAGAGTGGTACCCGGACCTGTACCACCAACCCTACTTCATCCCCCCGGTGTACATGTACAGGACCCAACACCAAGCCATCCAGCTGTCAGGACGGACTGTCTTCATGACTCAGCCATCCGTGACCGACCTACCCCGCGGTGCTCCACCCGCTCTACAAGAGAGCGACGTCCGCGATGACGTGTGCCAGCAGAAGGTGTTGGAATGTCTCCACCGCCTGTCCCAGACCCAGACAGAAGGCATGTTCGTCCTGTCCCAGCTCAACTTCGGTCACTACCTCAACGACCCGAGCTTCGCTGCAGCGGCCTCCACACTGGCCAGACCCGAGGACCTCAAGGCTGAGAACAAACACCGCGGTGACTTTGACGTCCTCATCATCCACAGGCGCCACGGGATCCTGGTGGGTGAGATCAAAGCCATAGGAGACACGATATCCTCGCTCCCACAGCAGCAGCAAGACCAGCAGGTGACGAAGAAGGTGGAGCAGGCCATCAAACAGCTGCACAAAGCGGAGGACGTGCTGAAACACTTGACGGACTACCTCCAGCCCCCACCCCGGGTACAGAAAACGTTGATGCTGCCCAACATCACCAGAGCTCAGCTACAGCGTGTGCTTGGGGACAACCCCCAGCTGACACAG GATCTAGGTCACTGTCTGGGAATGGCCGGCAGTGTAGACCCCAGCGCCCTCTGTATGACGTCAGATGACGTCATCAGGCCGGTCCAGTGGTGGCAGCAGCGGGTGACAGGGAGCGGCACAGACCCTGCCATGACAGACCCTGTGTACCTGGACCTGGTCtcacg GTTCTGCGGTCCAGCGACCACAGTGACCGTGCACTGTTCATCCACACCGCGCCTTGCCCTGGCCCAGCACAGTGACCTGCGCACGTCGGGAGACGGGGTGGGGGAGACAGCGGCTAGATTTGCTCCAGTCGACATCGTGCTCCACCCCACGCAGGTCGCTGTGCTCAACAGTAAGCAACCACTGGTCTACATTAACGGTCCTCCCGGGACGGGCAAAACTTTGATGTTAATTTTGAAAGCCCTGGACTTGTTGGAGCAGAACAAACCTGTGCAGGTTGTCAGTGCTCGGGGCAGCGGCAGTCTGGCAGCGTCAACCATGATTTATAAACAGCTGCAGCAGACAGCAGGACCCACAGCCCAACAGCTCTTACACCTGCACACCTTTGACATTGACCAAGGGGACGATGAAGTTGAGCGGGCAGTGAAGACACTGAGGAGCGCGGCAGTGGGAGGGCAGCTCTACGTTATCATCGACGAATCAACAATCTTCGTACCGTAA
- the LOC138964075 gene encoding uncharacterized protein, translating to MHEVKDDEYNPLTRLCEELHQHVPGLHLWAASLYHGHRPPLLTEVILTQPLRTPPSVTRHVQHQPFMAQGVTVYDYTAAPSPLPCDGLDPRVVRHTGQGHGEGEPGDCEQCGFLVGQILVELGVGGTGSTPGSPRPLQYRDVFILTNVSFLHDAKSDASGQVTRPASGVLRGVREAGIPVTLLESGDEDGVRDVATMAGPDHVIATRCFDVQGLERKVVVWVGGGDGDDEFGRLLAASRCTSQLVLVTPPRREQSDTSSDDDSDCN from the exons ATGCATGAAGTAAAAGA TGATGAGTACAATCCGTTGACCAGGCTGTGCGAGGAGCTTCACCAGCACGTGCCGGGCCTCCATCTGTGGGCCGCCTCCCTGTATCATGGCCACAGACCGCCACTGCTGACCGAGGTCATCCTGACACAGCCACTCAGGACACCGCCTTCAGTTACTCGTCACGTTCAGCACCAACCGTTCATGGCTCAAGGAGTAACTGTCTACGACTACACAGCTGCCCCCTCCCCGCTGCCCTGTGACGGCCTGGACCCGCGGGTTGTGCGCCACACAGGACAAGGACACGGTGAAGGCGAGCCTGGAGACTGTGAGCAATGCGGCTTTCTGGTGGGGCAGATACTGGTGGAACTAGGCGTTGGTGGaacag GTAGCACCCCAGGCAGCCCACGGCCCCTCCAGTACAGGGACGTCTTCATACTCACCAACGTGTCTTTCCTCCACGACGCAAAGAGCGACGCCTCAGGCCAGGTGACACGGCCAGCTAGCGGTGTGCTGCGAGGTGTGAGGGAGGCGGGGATACCGGTCACACTGCTGGAGTCAGGGGATGAAGACGGTGTGAGAGACGTGGCCACCATGGCGGGGCCGGACCACGTGATAGCGACACGCTGTTTTGATGTACAGGGCCTGGAGAGGAAGGTAGTTGTATGGGTGGGCGGGGGAGACGGGGATGATGAGTTTGGCAGACTGTTAGCCGCCTCGCGGTGTACATCCCAGCTGGTGCTGGTCACCCCGCCACGACGTGAACAGTCCGACACATCCAGCGATGATGACAGTGACTGTAACTGA